The genomic stretch GAGTTCATCGACATGCCCTTGCAGAGCTATAGTTCCGGCATGGCCGCGCGCCTTGGATTCTCAGTGGCGATCGCCGTGGAGCCGGACATCCTGCTCGTTGACGAGGTGCTCGCCGTTGGTGATCACGCATTCCGTTTGAAGGCACAGCGGGCCATGCGGCAGGCCATGGCGCAAGGCACCAGCGTGGTCGTGGTCTCGCACAACCTGCACGACATCAGCGGCAACACGACCCGCTGTCTCTGGTTGGAGAAGGGAACGGTGCGCATGGATGGAGATACCTCGGCCGTCAGTTCCGAGTATATGCACGCACAGACACGACGTGCGGCGGCGACCGACAGGGCGATGTTCGACTACAGCCCGAACCGGAAGGGACATGTGGTGCTCAA from bacterium encodes the following:
- a CDS encoding ABC transporter ATP-binding protein, translated to MGALIALGAGFNPVLTGRENIQVNASVLGLSKERIKEKFDEIVAFAEVGEFIDMPLQSYSSGMAARLGFSVAIAVEPDILLVDEVLAVGDHAFRLKAQRAMRQAMAQGTSVVVVSHNLHDISGNTTRCLWLEKGTVRMDGDTSAVSSEYMHAQTRRAAATDRAMFDYSPNRKGHVVL